In Nocardioides faecalis, the following proteins share a genomic window:
- a CDS encoding HNH endonuclease signature motif containing protein has translation MDLGSSTAMEEFDGQSVGDLLAAVADETRLRQASQTREWAAIVAWADQNVVDAPEHAATLRDSFVDTGVPIAGPGAPLVSEFNLMELIAVLGRSPDGGRAYVGRIVECAWRLPLLYGQVMAGKVATWRAERVADLTRSLNADAAGFVDRQVAARVGRVGWAEMDRIVATAILRHDPEAAEARRKEAADHRHFDVGEANENGLTVIGGLLDAADAADLDDAVGRRATLLGKFGSEESLDVRRSIAVGELARNDLELDLLTTDEETGEVTVRSAGRKAEIAVHITDTMLTEVMDAENPVGRWHDGRRPVLKEQVREWLRTATSITVQPVIDLADCDPVDRYEIPARHRKQVELRDTTCRFPGCSRRAERCDLDHRTPHADGGPTCPCNEFPCCRRHHRAKTHSGWRYFVLMPGHLLWRSPHGWFFHVGPNGTQALDPPGHWPDAAADPSLVPAA, from the coding sequence ATGGATCTCGGGAGCAGCACCGCGATGGAGGAGTTCGACGGCCAGTCCGTCGGTGACCTCCTCGCCGCCGTTGCCGACGAGACCCGGCTCCGTCAGGCATCCCAGACCCGCGAGTGGGCGGCGATCGTGGCATGGGCCGACCAGAACGTCGTGGACGCTCCCGAGCACGCCGCCACCTTGCGGGACTCGTTCGTCGACACCGGTGTCCCCATCGCCGGCCCCGGCGCTCCGCTGGTCTCGGAGTTCAACCTGATGGAGCTCATCGCCGTGCTGGGCCGCTCACCCGACGGCGGACGGGCCTATGTCGGGCGGATCGTGGAGTGCGCCTGGCGACTCCCCCTGCTCTACGGCCAAGTGATGGCCGGGAAGGTCGCCACCTGGCGCGCCGAGCGGGTCGCCGACCTCACCCGCAGCCTCAACGCCGATGCCGCTGGGTTCGTGGACCGCCAGGTGGCCGCCCGGGTAGGCCGCGTCGGCTGGGCGGAGATGGACCGCATCGTCGCTACCGCGATCCTGCGCCACGACCCTGAGGCCGCCGAGGCCCGTCGCAAAGAGGCAGCCGACCACCGGCACTTCGACGTCGGTGAGGCGAACGAGAACGGTCTGACCGTGATCGGCGGCCTCCTCGATGCCGCCGATGCCGCCGACCTCGACGACGCCGTCGGCCGCCGAGCAACGCTGCTGGGGAAGTTCGGTTCTGAGGAGTCCTTGGACGTCCGTCGCTCCATCGCCGTCGGCGAGCTCGCGCGCAACGACCTTGAACTGGACCTGTTGACCACGGACGAGGAGACCGGTGAGGTCACTGTCCGCTCGGCTGGCCGCAAGGCCGAGATCGCGGTCCACATCACCGACACCATGCTCACCGAGGTCATGGACGCCGAGAACCCGGTCGGCCGCTGGCATGACGGGCGTCGCCCGGTGCTCAAGGAGCAGGTCCGCGAGTGGCTGCGCACCGCCACCTCGATCACCGTGCAACCGGTGATCGACCTGGCCGACTGCGACCCCGTCGACCGCTACGAGATCCCCGCCCGGCACCGCAAGCAGGTCGAGCTGCGCGACACCACCTGCCGGTTCCCCGGCTGCAGCAGGCGCGCCGAGCGCTGCGACCTCGACCACCGCACCCCGCACGCCGACGGCGGCCCGACCTGCCCGTGCAACGAGTTCCCGTGCTGCAGGCGGCACCACCGCGCCAAGACCCACTCCGGTTGGCGCTACTTCGTCCTCATGCCAGGCCACCTGCTCTGGCGAAGTCCGCACGGCTGGTTCTTCCACGTCGGCCCGAACGGCACCCAGGCGCTCGACCCACCCGGCCACTGGCCCGACGCCGCTGCCGACCCCAGCCTCGTCCCCGCCGCCTGA
- a CDS encoding DNA topoisomerase IB, which yields MPRLRRTSPDQPGWTRRRAGRGFVHLDETGRPLPDELADRCKKLVIPPAWKEVWICPHPNGHLQAVGTDDAGRRQYLYHPVWTEQRAAAKHERVLGFGRALPRLREKVTADLAEQSDQIRYTSALAVRMLDLGCFRIGNDVYNAEYGSFGLTTLGREHVRRQGGKLIFEFVGKSGVEHHVEIDDPIVVPALERLRRRRNAERLFSYCCDGTWRSLSGSDVNDYLREASGVDATAKDFRTWHATVLAAAGLATAPGPEASKTARKRAVAGVMREVADFLGNTPTLARSSYVDPRIVDLYDEGRTIANAVRRKHPDPDTRQLALERATLRLLKED from the coding sequence ATGCCGCGCCTTCGTCGTACGTCACCGGACCAGCCGGGGTGGACCCGGCGCCGGGCCGGGCGCGGCTTCGTGCACCTCGACGAGACCGGGCGCCCGCTGCCCGACGAGCTCGCGGATCGCTGCAAGAAGCTGGTGATCCCGCCTGCCTGGAAGGAGGTGTGGATCTGCCCGCACCCCAACGGCCACCTGCAGGCGGTGGGCACCGACGACGCCGGCCGACGGCAGTACCTGTACCACCCGGTGTGGACCGAGCAGCGGGCCGCGGCCAAGCACGAACGGGTGCTCGGCTTCGGCCGCGCCCTGCCGCGGCTGCGGGAGAAGGTGACCGCGGACCTGGCCGAGCAGAGCGACCAGATCCGCTACACCAGCGCGCTGGCGGTGCGGATGCTCGACCTCGGCTGCTTCCGGATCGGCAACGACGTCTACAACGCCGAGTACGGCAGCTTCGGGCTGACCACGCTGGGCCGCGAGCACGTCCGACGCCAGGGCGGGAAGCTCATCTTCGAGTTCGTCGGCAAGTCCGGGGTCGAGCACCACGTCGAGATCGACGACCCGATCGTGGTGCCGGCCTTGGAGCGGCTGCGCCGGCGCCGCAACGCCGAGCGGCTGTTCAGCTACTGCTGTGACGGGACGTGGCGCTCGCTGAGTGGCAGCGACGTCAACGACTACCTGCGCGAGGCGAGCGGGGTGGACGCCACCGCCAAGGACTTCCGCACCTGGCACGCCACCGTGCTGGCCGCCGCCGGCCTGGCCACCGCGCCGGGCCCCGAGGCGAGCAAGACCGCCCGCAAGCGCGCGGTCGCCGGGGTGATGCGGGAGGTCGCCGACTTCCTCGGCAACACCCCCACCCTGGCGCGCTCCTCCTACGTCGACCCGCGCATCGTCGACCTCTACGACGAGGGCCGCACCATCGCGAACGCCGTACGACGCAAGCACCCCGACCCCGACACCCGGCAGCTGGCACTCGAGCGGGCCACGCTGCGGCTGCTCAAGGAGGACTGA
- the serC gene encoding phosphoserine transaminase: protein MTDAIQIPADLKPADGRFGAGPSKIQTSHLDALAATGDTLMGTSHRQAPVKNTVGRVREGLAALFSLPEGYEIVLGNGGATAFWDIAAFGLIRNKSQHLSFGEFSSKFGSSVKKAPWLAEPTVITSDPGSRPDAVAEEGVDVYGWAHNETSTAVMAPVVRPAGIDDDALVLVDATSGAGGLPVDLNEVDAYYFAPQKCFASDGGLWIAAMSPKALARAEEIAATDRYIPPFFDLPTAIDNSRKNQTYNTPSVATLFLMAEQLDWMNAQGGLAGMVERTTTSSDALYGWAERTSYTTPYVANPEHRSLVIGTIDFDDAIDAAAVAKVLRANGIVDTEPYRKLGRNQLRIAMYPAVDPADVEALTGCIDYVVEKLG, encoded by the coding sequence GTGACTGACGCCATCCAGATCCCCGCTGACCTCAAGCCCGCCGACGGCCGCTTCGGTGCCGGCCCGTCGAAGATCCAGACCAGCCACCTCGACGCGCTCGCCGCGACCGGCGACACGCTGATGGGAACCTCGCACCGGCAGGCGCCGGTCAAGAACACGGTCGGCCGCGTCCGCGAGGGCCTCGCCGCGCTGTTCAGCCTGCCCGAGGGCTACGAGATCGTGCTGGGCAACGGCGGCGCCACCGCGTTCTGGGACATCGCGGCGTTCGGCCTGATCCGCAACAAGAGCCAGCACCTGTCGTTCGGCGAGTTCTCCTCGAAGTTCGGTTCCTCGGTCAAGAAGGCGCCCTGGCTCGCCGAGCCGACCGTGATCACCTCCGACCCGGGCTCGCGGCCCGACGCGGTCGCCGAGGAGGGCGTCGACGTCTACGGCTGGGCGCACAACGAGACCTCGACCGCCGTGATGGCGCCGGTCGTCCGGCCCGCCGGCATCGACGACGACGCGCTGGTCCTCGTCGACGCCACCTCGGGCGCCGGCGGCCTGCCGGTCGACCTGAACGAGGTCGACGCCTACTACTTCGCCCCGCAGAAGTGCTTCGCCTCCGACGGTGGCCTGTGGATCGCCGCGATGTCGCCGAAGGCGCTGGCCCGCGCCGAGGAGATCGCCGCGACCGACCGCTACATCCCGCCGTTCTTCGACCTGCCGACCGCTATCGACAACTCGCGCAAGAACCAGACCTACAACACCCCCTCGGTCGCCACGCTGTTCCTGATGGCCGAGCAGCTGGACTGGATGAACGCCCAGGGCGGTCTGGCCGGCATGGTCGAGCGGACGACCACCTCCTCGGACGCGCTGTACGGCTGGGCCGAGCGCACGTCGTACACGACGCCGTACGTCGCCAACCCCGAGCACCGCTCGCTGGTGATCGGCACCATCGACTTCGACGACGCCATCGACGCCGCCGCGGTCGCGAAGGTGCTGCGCGCCAACGGCATCGTGGACACCGAGCCGTACCGCAAGCTGGGCCGCAACCAGCTGCGGATCGCGATGTACCCCGCCGTCGACCCCGCCGACGTCGAGGCGCTGACCGGCTGCATCGACTACGTGGTCGAGAAGCTGGGCTGA
- a CDS encoding GNAT family N-acetyltransferase, with the protein MDQPLAAKHPQAHPLTLRVVGYGHPDATALIARVQAEYVARYGSPDEAPIDPALFDPPAGLFLLAYDGTTPVATGAWRRSPVRALGGTNAVEVKRMYVVPEHRGRGAARAVLAELERTAADAGHDLAVLETGLKQPEAIALYRSCGYVEVPGFGHYAGSPLSRCFGKRL; encoded by the coding sequence ATGGACCAGCCCCTCGCCGCGAAGCACCCTCAGGCGCACCCCCTGACGCTCCGCGTCGTCGGTTACGGCCACCCCGATGCCACCGCGCTGATCGCCCGGGTCCAGGCCGAGTACGTCGCGCGCTACGGCTCCCCGGACGAGGCGCCGATCGACCCGGCCCTCTTCGATCCGCCGGCCGGGCTGTTCCTCCTCGCCTACGACGGCACCACCCCGGTGGCCACCGGCGCCTGGCGCCGCTCGCCCGTGCGGGCGCTGGGCGGGACCAACGCCGTGGAGGTCAAGCGGATGTACGTCGTACCGGAGCACCGCGGGCGGGGCGCGGCGCGAGCCGTGCTCGCCGAGCTGGAGCGCACCGCCGCGGACGCCGGGCACGACCTGGCCGTGCTGGAGACGGGGTTGAAGCAGCCGGAGGCGATCGCGCTGTACCGCAGCTGCGGCTATGTCGAGGTGCCCGGCTTCGGGCACTACGCAGGCTCCCCGCTCTCGCGCTGCTTCGGCAAGCGGCTCTGA
- a CDS encoding WXG100 family type VII secretion target, whose protein sequence is MGEGFYVEEAHVAGYGEMADEVHGQLIRCLVHNHEARPTQGYTGLMSVLSGPLDTYVSSIHERVAPLSTLVGQLRNELVAAAWDYHGTDRSVYEEFHRNPLIPSDGHVTIKDFPSAVAYSAGTEPVLEAPEHEDPPIAALVDEVGGSINVIDWVIEHVAGFSPVEKIVEPLSGNWAELERAAEVLTQVGDGYEQCAANLTAQLGRLGARWNGGAALTFEDHTTRLGEAIAIEGPINRLVGYVLTEIAGEIEAAAEFMVSSLKTAVDKIGKTVATAWVPGVGWYRVYDTARTVIDVFLEAKELVESIEEAIEQVEAVLEAVNDPVGFATDKAREVLGPYLDGAQVAGDLAQLDPSALTDAPDTAYDVGDAPRRAG, encoded by the coding sequence GTGGGTGAGGGGTTCTACGTCGAGGAGGCGCACGTCGCCGGCTACGGCGAGATGGCAGACGAGGTGCACGGACAGCTGATCCGCTGTCTGGTGCACAACCACGAGGCCCGCCCCACGCAGGGCTACACGGGACTGATGTCCGTGCTGTCGGGGCCGCTGGACACCTACGTCAGCAGCATCCACGAGCGGGTCGCGCCGCTGAGCACGCTCGTCGGGCAGCTGCGCAACGAGCTGGTCGCGGCGGCGTGGGACTACCACGGCACGGACCGCTCGGTGTACGAGGAGTTCCACCGCAACCCGCTGATCCCCAGCGACGGCCACGTCACCATCAAGGACTTCCCGAGCGCGGTGGCGTACTCCGCGGGCACCGAGCCGGTGCTGGAGGCACCGGAACACGAGGACCCGCCGATCGCCGCCCTCGTCGACGAGGTGGGCGGTTCGATCAACGTCATCGACTGGGTGATCGAGCACGTCGCCGGGTTCTCCCCGGTCGAGAAGATCGTCGAGCCGCTCTCGGGGAACTGGGCCGAGCTCGAGCGTGCTGCCGAGGTGCTCACCCAGGTCGGCGACGGCTACGAGCAGTGCGCGGCGAACCTGACGGCTCAGCTGGGTCGCCTCGGCGCGCGCTGGAACGGCGGCGCCGCCCTCACCTTCGAGGACCACACGACGCGGCTCGGTGAGGCGATCGCCATCGAGGGACCGATCAACCGGCTCGTGGGCTACGTGCTCACCGAGATCGCCGGCGAGATCGAGGCCGCCGCGGAGTTCATGGTGTCCAGCTTGAAGACCGCGGTGGACAAGATCGGCAAGACGGTGGCGACCGCGTGGGTGCCCGGCGTCGGCTGGTACCGGGTCTACGACACCGCCCGCACCGTGATCGACGTCTTCCTCGAGGCCAAGGAGCTCGTCGAGTCCATCGAGGAAGCCATCGAGCAGGTCGAGGCTGTCCTGGAGGCGGTGAACGACCCGGTCGGGTTCGCCACCGACAAGGCACGGGAGGTGCTGGGCCCCTACCTCGACGGTGCCCAGGTCGCCGGCGACCTCGCGCAGCTCGACCCGAGTGCGCTCACCGACGCGCCCGACACGGCGTACGACGTCGGCGACGCCCCGCGCCGCGCCGGCTGA
- a CDS encoding ScyD/ScyE family protein — protein MGRLTTIGAVGVATVLAATLTTPGTAQARHTDPDPRVVVGGLDGPRGVDTLGKGRTLVSESDGSFSLVIERRKKKPAKVVRLGAVPGSSPAVAAGRKGRVYVLAGVGGEPGGPPVPGESTLYEWRPGWAAPKARLDLVAYQAKDPDPYDLENLPGETNPFGIAALRDGSVLIADAANNDLVRWWPNGRTVTVARLKTRVVEGPPELGLPGPVPSEAVPTSVAVGPDGYWYVGELRGFPATPGTSQVWRIKPGTVNATCDPEKPRRGPCRRYADGLTSIVDLAGTKKSVYAVSMSKLSWLAAESDPPIPGAEIGGLYRITKAKGRTKIRELAAGKLVLPGGVDVGRKGIYVTGPLFGEGSLSVIR, from the coding sequence ATGGGCAGACTCACGACGATCGGTGCAGTGGGGGTGGCCACGGTGTTGGCCGCGACCCTCACGACACCGGGCACGGCGCAGGCACGACACACCGACCCCGACCCGCGCGTGGTCGTCGGCGGTCTCGACGGACCCCGCGGCGTCGACACGCTGGGCAAGGGCCGGACGTTGGTCAGCGAGAGCGACGGCAGCTTCAGCCTCGTCATCGAGCGGCGCAAGAAGAAGCCGGCCAAGGTCGTGCGCCTGGGCGCCGTACCGGGGAGCTCACCGGCTGTGGCTGCCGGGCGGAAGGGCCGGGTCTACGTGCTCGCCGGCGTCGGCGGGGAGCCCGGCGGCCCTCCGGTCCCCGGCGAGTCGACGCTGTACGAGTGGCGGCCCGGCTGGGCCGCACCCAAGGCAAGGCTCGACCTCGTCGCCTACCAGGCGAAGGACCCCGACCCCTACGACCTCGAGAACCTGCCCGGCGAGACCAACCCCTTCGGCATCGCCGCGCTGCGTGACGGCAGCGTGCTCATCGCCGACGCCGCCAACAACGACCTGGTCCGGTGGTGGCCGAACGGCAGGACGGTCACCGTCGCCCGCCTCAAGACCCGCGTCGTCGAAGGACCCCCGGAGCTCGGCCTGCCGGGCCCGGTGCCCAGCGAGGCCGTCCCGACGTCCGTCGCGGTCGGCCCCGACGGCTACTGGTACGTCGGCGAGCTGCGCGGCTTCCCGGCCACGCCGGGCACCTCCCAGGTGTGGCGGATCAAGCCGGGCACCGTCAACGCCACCTGCGACCCGGAGAAGCCGCGCCGCGGCCCGTGTCGGCGCTACGCCGACGGGCTGACCAGCATCGTCGACCTCGCCGGCACCAAGAAGTCCGTCTACGCGGTGTCGATGTCGAAGCTGAGCTGGCTGGCAGCCGAGTCCGACCCGCCGATCCCGGGTGCCGAGATCGGCGGCCTGTACCGGATCACCAAGGCCAAGGGCCGGACCAAGATCCGCGAGCTCGCGGCCGGCAAGCTGGTGCTGCCCGGCGGCGTCGACGTCGGCCGGAAGGGCATCTACGTCACGGGGCCCCTCTTCGGGGAGGGTTCGCTGTCCGTGATCCGCTGA